From the Haladaptatus sp. DJG-WS-42 genome, the window GCAGGCCGTGATTGAAGTTCATGAGTCGGCCGAGTTCCTCGATGTTACCGTCTGCCAACGCCTGTTCGCCGTGGCGAACGATGTCGCCAATCGCGGTCACGGTGTTCGCGGCGAAGTCGTACTCCTCTCTGAGTTTGCGAACCCCCGCGACGAGCACGCCCGTGTCGCCCGCACCGCCGTCGTAGCCGATAACGAACGGGAGGTTCTCGGGCGCTTCGATGGTTCGACAGTCATCGCCTTCGACGCGCACCGCCCCACCCATCGCAGAGCAGAACGTGTCCGCGCGCGACGCCTGCCCGTCTTGGACGTCGAGTTCGACCTGATAGGCGCGGTCTGCGAGTTCTTCGTTCGTGAGTTCCACGCCAAGTTCGCGCGTGGCGGCGTCGATGGCCGCGACGACTACCGCGGCAGAAGAGCCGAGGCCCGCACCGAGGGGAATCGCGCTTTCGATGGTGATGTCGAAGCCAGCGTCTGGCTGGTTTGCTGCGTCTCTTGCCTGTGAAACGGCGCCATCGATGTAGCCCATCGCGGCGCGAACGAGGCCGCTCGGCACGTCGACGTCCGGTGCGCCGCCCGCATCGCCGCTGTACTCGACGGTGAACCCATCGAGGGTGAGGTCGGCTGCCTGCACGCGAAGGCGGCCGTCATCGCGGGCGTCTACGGTCACTCGCGCTCGGCGTTCGATAGCACAGGGGACGGCTGGTTCCCCGTACACGACGGCGTGCTCACCAAAGAGATAGACTTTGCCTGGAGCACTTGAAACGGTCATTACCTATTCGAGGGTGCGAGGCATAACAGTAGTTGCGAATTTACCCGTCGCGCATCCTCACATTTCAATAGTGATGGCCGCAATCCCTGCAGTTATGTCAATCACCGCGCGAATGCGTCGCCACGTAGAGGAGACGATTCGCCGGTTCGACGCGGCCTACGGCACCTACGAAATCGTCGAGAAGGAAGAGACGTGGCCCACCGGGCGCTACGATGGAGCCGCCGCCCACTTCGAGGAAACCGGTGACCTCGGCGGGGCGGGCGTCTGGCTCTCGAACCGTGATGGCGAAGTGCTGCTCATCCGACGAGTAGACGATGTCGCGTGGACCGCGCCGGGTGGCTACATCAACCCCGATGAATCCTACGAAGAAACCGCCCGCCGCGAAGTACGTGAGGAGACGAGCGTCGAGTGTTTGCTCACCGGACTCAACCAAGTCCACGTCACGGCCGTTACCGACGAAGCCGACCCCAGCCGACCAGAACTGTTCAATCTCTCTGTTGTGTTCGACGGCCAGCACCTCTCGGGGTCGCCAGAGGCCGATGCAGACGAAGTCGAATCGGCGCGATGGTGGGACGTGCTCCCAGAAAAACTCCACCATCCAGAGCTCCACCAACTGCCGCTCCCCGAGCCAACGCCGTCGCTCACGGACGAAGAATAAGAAACGAAAAAGGGCAGCTTAAATCTCGCTCTCGAAGTCGTCGAGGGCGTAGGACGGCTCTGCGCCGCGGCGGTCGAGCGTCTCGTTGGCAAGCAGCCAGTAGACGACCGACAGCGCTTTGCGACCCTTGTTGTTCGTTGGGACGACGAGGTCTACGTTGCTGGTCGAGTTGTTGGAGTCGCACATTGCGATGACCGGGATACCAACGGTGATGGCCTCTTTTACGGCCTGACTGTCACCGATTGGGTCGGTCACCACGACGACGTCCGGCTCGATGTAGCCTGCGTAGTCGGGGTTGGTCAGCGTTCCGGGGATGAAGCGGCCCGTGCGGGCACGTGCGCCGACGGCGTCGGCGAACTTCTCTGCCGGGAAGCGACCGTACTGGCGACTGGAGGTCACCAGAATCTGTTCTGGGTTGTAGCCCGCAAGGAAGTCCGCAGCGGTGCGGATGCGCTCGTCTGTTTTCGAGATGTCAAGGACGTACAGACCGTCGTCACGGACGCGGTGAATGAACCGCTCCATGTACTTGGTCTTCTGCTGGGTACCGATGTGGACACCAGCGGCGAGGTAATCCTCGACCGGGATGAGGAGGTCTGCCTCCTCCTGGTTGTCCATTACGTCCTCGTCAAGCACGGGGCTCTCTTCTTCGGCCTCTGCGGCCGGCTCTTCGTCATCTGCCTCTCGGACGTCCGTGTCGGGGTCGACCTCGGGTTCCGCACCGGCCTCGCCGGTCGGCTCCGTGTCGATCTCCTCCTCGGCCGCCTCGAGGCCTTCTTCTTGTTCGTTATCGCTCATGCGTTTGCCTCGATTCGGATGAGTTCGTTGAGTTTTGCAGTGCGCTCGCCGCCAACGGCACCGGTCTTTACGAACGGTGCGTCGGTCGCGACAGCGAGGTGTGCGATCGTCGTGTCCTCTGTCTCACCACTGCGATGGGAGATGACCGGGTCGTACCCGTTTCGGACGGCGAGTTCGACGGCGTCGAACGCGTCACTCAGCGTGCCAATCTGATTTGGCTTGATGAGGATGCTGTTTGCCGCGCCCATGTCGATGCCGTCGGCGAGTCGCTCGGTGTTGGTGACGAACAGGTCGTCCCCACAGATGAGCGTCTGGTCGCCGACTTTCTCGGTGAGCGCTTTGAAGCCGTCAAAGTCGTTCTCGTCGAGGGCGTCCTCGACGTACACGAGGTCGTAGTCAGTGACGAGGGAGGCGATGTAGTCTACTTGTTCGTCAGGCGTGCGCGTGACGTCTCCGTAGTGGTACTCGCCGTCTTCGAACAGTTCGGATGCGGCCACGTCGAGGCCGAATCGAATCTCGAAGCCAACGTCGTCTTCGACCGCGTCGGTTGCTTCGGCCATGATGTCGAACGCTTCGGCATCGTCAATCGACGGCGCCCACGCGCCCTCATCGCCTTTCGCTGCCGCAACGCCGCGTGCGGAGAGCAGTTCTTTGACCGTGTCGTGAACTGCCGCGTTCGCAAACACTGCGTCCTCGACGCTCGGTGCGCCGACGGGGGCCGAAAGGAACTCCTGGATGTACGTCGCGTCGGTGGCGTGTTCACCGCCGCCGATGACGTTGCCGAGGGGGACGGGGAACGAGTTTCCGCGGAACGTTCCACCGAGATGCTGGTAGAGGGGCGCGCCGAGCAAGTCGGCGGCCGCCTTTGCCGCGGCCATCGAAATGGCAACGGCGCTGTTTGCACCAAGCTCGGAGAAGTTATCCGTCCCGTCTGCAGCGCGCAGTGCTGCGTCAACGCTGCGCTGGTCGCCTGCGTACACCTTCCCGACGAGTCGGGGGATGGCGTGTTCCCGGGCGGCCGCGATGGCCTCTTCTACGGGGAGTTCGATGGCTTCGAATTCGCCTGTGCTCGCGCCACTTGGGGCGGCCGCACGGCCGAATCCGCCGCTCTCGGTGCGCACGTCTGCTTCGACCGTCGGGTTGCCCCGGGAGTCGAGAATCGCGCGTAAGTGAACCTCGGAGATGAGTGTCACTGCTTTGCACCTCGATTGACAGTGAAAGGCAGGACACCGGCGTCGAACTCCTCGGCTGCGATGAGAATCGGTTGGGATTCGTCCGTCTCGATGAGTACGGGCGCGCCGTACGACACCTGCAGGGCGCGTGCCCCGAGGATGCGTGCTTTTTCGTACCGGCTGTATCGTTGCATGGATATCACTGGTATGGGGCGACGACATCGACGAGGTCGCGGTGCGACACTAGCATGCGCCGACAGCAGAATCGGTCCAGCCCGAGGTCGTCGAGTACTTGTTCGGGGTCTTCATCGCCATCTAAGGCGCGTGCTTCGAATTCTTCCCAGTGTTCGCCGACAACTTTGCCGCACGTGAAACACCGGACTGGTATCATCATGGCGTGGTCACCTCAGCGGTAGGACTTCTGGTAGCGGGCACGAGCGCCAGGCCCGCCCCACTTCTTTGGTTCAGACTGGCGAACGTCGTTCACCAGCAGGGAACGGTCGAACTCCATGAACGCGTCGCGGAGTTCGGCGTCCGCAGAGTGCTCAACCAGTCCACGCGCGATGGCGGTGCGGACTGCGTCGGCCTGTCCGACGACGCCGCCGCCTTGCACGTGCACTTCGATGTCGACCGAGTCGCGCAGGCCTTCGGAGATGCGGAACGGCTCCAGCATCTTGAGGCGGGCGAGCTCTGGTTCGACCAGTTCGACTGGCTGGGAATTGATACGCACACGACCCTCGCCTGCTTTGACCGTTGCACGGGCGATGGCCGTCTTCTTCTTACCACTCGTATTCGTTACCATGTGACGTTGGCCCCCAGTTTTTCGCTCACTTCGCCCAGTTGGACGAAGCGAATGTTCGATAAGCGGTCGAGCGACGTGCCTTCAAGCACTTCGCCGTCTTCGTCGTACGGGTTACCCACGTAGACGCGGACGGATTCGAGCGCCTCGCGGCCACGCTGCGTTTTGTATGGCAGCATGCCGCGGATGGCGCGCTTGAAGATCATGTCGGGACGCTTTGGGTAGTATGGGCCCTGGTCAGAGCCGATCTCTGCGCGTTTTTCGTAGACCGAGAAGATGTCCTCTCGGCCGCCAGTGATGATGGTTTCTTCTGCGTTCACCACGGCAACGCGCTCGCCGTCTAAGGCGAGCTGGGCGACCTGACTGGCCACCCGACCCATGATGCAGTCGCGGGCGTCGACGATGACGTCGACGTCAAATTCGGCTGCGCTCATTGAATCACCCGGATGTTCGTTCCGTTGGGGTTCTGTTCTAGAATCTGTTCCAGCTTGACTGGCTCACCGACTTGCTTGATCTTCGTCTCTGCGGACGACGAGAAGTCGACTGCAGCGACGGTGACCGACTTTTGAAGGACACCACTGCCGAGCACCTTACCGGGTACAACGACGGTTTCGTCCTCTTTGGCGTACCGCTCGATACGGCCCAGGTTGACCTCTGCGTGGTTACGCCGGGGCTTTTCGAGTCGGTCAGCAACATCGCTCCAGATGTCGGCACCCGAATCACGGGCGGTCGACTTCAGGTCGGCGATGAGACTGGCGAGCCTCGGATTCGTCTTACTCATAATATCGCTCCTGATGGAAAACTGAGTGCAGGGGGCAGGATTTGAACCTGCGGACTCCTACGAGACAGCGCCCTGAACGCTGCGCCGTTGGCCTGACTTGGCTACCCCTGCTCGCATGCATGTGTTTTGGGTTGGCCTTCAAACCTGTTTCGATTGCACACCCGGTCCTGCCGGTGGTTTTGTGGGCAGGCGTCCGGGTTTGAATGTGGTTTGAAGGGATCATTGGTCTGCTTACAGTTGGACTGCTTCTTCGAGTTCTGCGGCGCGGTCGCCGAGACTGTCGGCGGCGGCGAGGACGAGGTCTGCGACGGTGAACGACCCGTCGGTTTCGACGTCGAACACGAACGCGTTCGGGACGTCGGTGACTTCGACTTCCTTGCCGGGATACCGCTTCGAGAGGTCGTGGTCGAACTCCTCAGTGCCGACCAGTTCTCCGTCTTCTTCGATTACACCACGAAGGATGTTCGGTTCGTCATCTTCGAACTCGCCTGCGTCGCCGACGACTTCGACACGCTGGAGGTGTCGGTAGCCAACGGCCACCCCACCTTGGAACTTCGCGTGGGATTTGCCGGTGTCGAGAACCGCGTCGGCCTCGAATTCGAGGCGCTGGCTCTCTTTGAGTTCGACGATGGGGACGTTCTGGTCTGCGGGCTGGACGAGGTCGTCCGCCGAGACGAGGTCGCCCGAGTAGGCCGTTGCCGGACCTTTCACGTCGAGGCTCAGAGTGACGGTGTCACCGAGCTCGAACTCACCGATTGGCGAGGTGAGCGGGACGAGGCCCAGTCGCAGGGCGATCATCTCGTCGAACATCACACTCGAGTTCTCGATGAACCGAACCGTGTCGATCGACAGCGTGGGCACGTCCGTAATCATCGCGCGGCGGATGCCGTTTGCGAATGCCGGGGTGACCCCACGGACGAGGAATCGCGACCTGCGATCCGTGTAGTCGATGAACTCCACTTCGTAGTCGACAGCCATTGTTAGAACCCGCTGTTCTTAGGGGCACGAGTGCCGTCGTGCGGAATTGGCGTTACGTCTTCGATGCGGCCGATTTCGAGGCCGGCACGGGCAAGCGCGCGGATGGTCGCCTGTGCGCCGGGGCCTGGGTTCTTCTGGAGGTTGCCACCGGGGCCGCGCACGCGGACGTGCAGGCCAGTGATACCAGCGGCGTGAATCTCCTCTGCAACCGTCTCAGCCATCTGCATCGCCGCGTACGGGGATGCTTCGTCACGGTTCTGCTTGACCACGGTACCACCGGACGATTTGACAATCGTCTCAGCGCCCGTCTGGTCGGTTACCGTAATGATGGTGTTGTTGAACGATGCGTAGACGTGGGCAATGCCCCATTTTTCTTCTTCAGAACTCATTGTTGGTCCTCCGAACGCTCAGGGTGCAGGTCGTCTGCAAGTGGGCTGGTCTCGTCGAACGCGACCGAATCCTCGTCTGTGACCGACACCTTCGCCGATGGCGCGGTGACGCGGCTCCCGTTCACGGTGACGTGACCGTGGACGATGAACTGACGGGCCTGCTTTGGCGTGTGACCGAGGCCTTTGCGGTAGGCAATCGTCTGGAGACGACGTTCGAGCACGTCGTTCACGTCGAGACTCAGGACGTCGTCAAGGCTGTCGTCCTCAGAGAGGACGCCGATGCGCTTGAGACGGGCGAGGAACTGGGAACCGCGCTCGGTTGCGAGTTCCGTGTCGCCCTGCGTCTGCCCGAGCAGTTCGCGGGCTTCGCGGCGGTAGTTACGCAGTTCCGACTGCGCCTTCCAGAGTTCTTCTTTGTTCTTCAGGCCGTAGCGACCGGCGAGCCCGTGCTCTTCGGCGATGCGCTCGCCCTGGAACGGGTGGTTCGGGGTTTCGTAGAACTTCGTGTTCTGTCCGGGAAGCGACATTTATTACTCCTCCTCCTGTTTGATGGCTTCGATGTTGACACCGATGGTCCCCTCCGAACGCCCCGTGGACTTGGTGCGCTGACCGCGGACTTTCTGTCCGCGCTTGTGGCGTGCGCCCTTGTAGGAGTTGATCATCTTCATCCGGTTGATGTCACGCGTTCGCGTGAGGTTCACGTCGTTACCGGTGATGTGTTTCGTCTCGCCCGTGTAGAAGTCGCTCTGACGATTCGTGAGCCACACTGGCACTTCGTCTGCGTACTCCTCTACGAGGGAGACAATCGATTCAATCTCATCGTCCTCGAGGCGGCCGAACGTGGAACGTCGGTCGATGTCGGCTTTTTTCGCGATGATGCGGGCCGTCCGTCGGCCAATGCCGTTCATCTCACTCAGTGCACGCTCGATGCTCTTCGTACCATCGAGGTCTGTCTGTCCGATCCGAACGAAGTATCTGATGTCGTCTTGTTCTTCGTCCGTGGTGGGTTCTTCTGCACTCATTGTTGCTGAATGGTTGATGAAGCAACTTCGTTGCTTCGGTCGAAAGTGTCCGTTTTTGGACGTTCGAGACGTCGTGGCGGGGATTCGAACCCCGGAGGCTTGACGCCACAGAGTTAGCAACCCTGCGCCTTGGGCCAGACTTGGCTACCACGACCTGCGCTCAGTATCTTCGCCCAGTTGGACTCGGGGCCTATGCCCCTACAGCTATTCGCTTACACTGGTACAAATCCGGTTAGGGTACTTAAACACAACGAAAGCAACCCGACCGACCGTCATGCTGTCTCACGGCAAACACGGGTGAAAATAGCCAGACGTTCCTCGAATCGTTCGCTACTAGAACAGTCCCAATTTTAAACAAGAAACAGGGTTTGAGCAGGCCGGCACTCAGACGCCGACCGTCTTCTCGGGGAGGTACTTCTCGTTTACCACCCACTCACCATCTTCTTCGACGAGATACTCGCCGTAGTACGGCACGCGATTCGCCACGACTTCGCGGAACGCCGAACGAATCTCGGCTTTGGTCATCTCACCCATCGGCCGAAGGTCGTCGTTTCGGTTGAGACACCCCTTCAGATATCCTTCGTGCGTCACGCGCACGCGATGACAGTTTGCACAGAAGCTCTTGTTCCCGACCGGGTCAACGATTTCGACCATGCCCTTCCCGATATAGTAGCGCTTTCTCCCGTGCATGTTTCGGCGTTCGATGCGGTCTGCCTGCTCTGCGAGCCAGTCGTGAACCCGCCCGATGTCGATAGCCCACTCGTCGTGGCCAGTCAGTTCCGGCATGTACTCGATGAGCTGGAGTTGCAGACCCTCGTTTTCAGCAACGTGGTCTACCATCTCAGGGACGTAACCCGCTGTCTGCTTGAACACGACCATGTTCAGCTTCACGGGGTCGAGCCCGGCGTCGAGCGCCGCTTGCACGCCTTCGAGCACGCGGTCGTAGGCACCACTTTTCGTAATTTCCGCAAACTCCTTCGGGTCGAGGGCGTCCTGTGAGACGTTCACCCGCGCGAGACCAGCTTCTTTGAGCGCCTCCGCCCGTCCTGGTAAAAACGTCCCGTTCGTCGTCAGCGACACCTCCATCGAGTCGGGTGTGCGCCGGATAATCTCCTCTAAGTCTTCGCGCAACATCGGCTCCCCACCCGTGAACTTCACCTTCTCCACCCCAAACTCCGTTACGACCTCCAGAAAGCGAACCACCTCATCCGCGCTCATCTCGTTTTCTTGCGGATCCATCGGCCCGCGCGTGTCCCCGAGCCCCTCGTTGTGGCAGTAGACACAATCAAAATTACACCGGTCGGTCAGCGAAATCCGCACACCGGATACCTCGCGGCCAAAATCGTCCGTGAGCATATGACACACTTCTCGTGCGTCCGCATAAGTTGGCGGGGCAAATCGGCTACAGTGTAACCATAAACAGTTACGTCTTCAGGTGTCTTGCAACGAGAGCACGTTTCGAATCCACGTGTGAACCGACACAACTCCGAATCGGTCTGGGCCTTCACAAGCCTTATCGCCCCGTCACGATGTACGTGCGACCATGGACAAAGCGGACATCCTCGACCTCCTGCGACGGGTAGACGACCCTGATCTCGGCGACGATATCGTCTCGCTGAATCTCGTAAACGAGGTCACTATCGACGCAGACGACACCGTCCACATCTCACTCGCGCTCGGTGCACCCTACTCTCCGAACGAAACAGAAATCGCCGCTCGTGTACGCGAAATTCTCGCAGCAGAAGGCATTGAGCCAGAACTCACCGCAGACGTAGACCGTGGTATCACCGCAGAAGAAAGCATCCTCCCGAACGTCAAGAACATCATCGCCGTCGCCTCCGGCAAAGGCGGCGTCGGGAAATCCACGGTCGCCGTGAACCTTGCCGCTGGCCTCTCCCAGATGGGCGCGCGCGTCGGGCTCTTCGACGCGGACGTGTACGGCCCGAACGTTCCGCGGATGGTCGGCTCGGACGAACGCCCGAAAGCCACCGCCGAGGAGAAAATCGTCCCACCCGAGAAATTCGGGATGAAGCTGATGAGCATGGCCTTCCTCACTGGCCAAGACGACCCAGTCATCTGGCGCGGCCCAATGGTCCACAAACTGCTCACCCAACTCTGGGAGGACGTCGAATGGGGCCACCTCGACTACATGATTATCGACCTGCCACCCGGCACCGGCGACACCCAACTCACCCTCCTCCAAACCGTCCCCGTCACCGGCGCAGTCATCGTCACGACCCCACAGGAGGTTGCCCTTGACGACGCCCGAAAAGCTCTCCGGATGTTCGGCAAACACCAAACACCCGTTCTTGGCATTGTCGAAAACATGAGTTCCTTCCGCTGTCCAGACTGCGGCAACGACCACTCCATTTTCGGCGAAGGCGGCGGCGAGCGCTTCGCAGAGGAAGTCGAGATGCCGTTCCTCGGGAAAATCCCACTCGACCCGCGCGTCCGCACGGGCGGAGACGAAGGCAAACCCGTCGTGATGGACGAAGACTCAGCGACCGGCGACGCATTCCGTGAGTTCACGGAGAATACTGCCACGAACGTCGGGGTTCTACTTCGCCGACGGATGCAATAACCATGGTCGAACCGGACACCGAGCGGATGGACACGCTCCGCGAAATCGCAGACGAGGTGCGCGACGGGTCGGACGAAGCCGACAAGATTTCGGCGCTCCTGTACCGCGTAAGCGACCTCTACGACCCAGCCGAGGAGACCACACCACAGGACATCTACCTCAACATGAAGTTCATCCTGCAAGTGGTCGAACGTGGCACGTTAGAACGCTAGAGCCAGCGTTTTAGCAACGCGAATCCGACGAGCAGTGCGCCACCAAAATACGCCAGTGGAACGTCGTAGAACGACTGCCCACCACTCACCTGCATCGCCAAACTCTGCTGGCCTGATTCATTTTCGTAGGTGTACGGGTCCGACGCCCATGGTGGCATCCCAGGCTCGTACGATTCGTTCCACATGCTGGTGTTCTTCCCGGCTTGCCCGACAAAGCCAACCTGGTCGTACGCGGTGGACTCATCAGACATGTTCTCGTCATAGAGGCGGGCTTCGCCTTTAATGACAGAGCCGCGTTCGTCGAGGAGTTCTACTTTGATTGTTTTGTTGCCGTAGGGGCCGGGAGATGCGAGGTAGAAGCTCCCCTCTGTTCCAGTGGTGTGAACCAGTAAGCTCGCACCATAGAGTTGATTTCCAGGATTCTCTATGGTCACATAGGCAACTGACGAGGGTTCTCCATCGACCGTTCCATTTGCAATTCGAACGTTCGTGATCTGTGGAGAGGGTATTTCAGGCGAATTGGCCGCATCAATGGGATAGGTTACATAGAAATTTGTCGAATTTTCGAATGTTGCGAACGTGATTTCATGTTCGTTTTTTTGAACGTTGAATCCCTGGGTGATGTTCCATGAGTGAGACCAAGTTTCGCCTGGTGCGATTTCAAATGAAGATTTGTTAAATATTCGCTCATCTACCTCAACGAGAGCACCTGTAGAGACTGTCCGACTAGTGGGGTTATATGCAGTTGTTGATACTATTCGAGTTGATTGATTAAACGAAACCTCAAATCGAATTCCTTCGAACGAAGTTATCACTCTAACGTCATCGTTTGAATCGCCTCCATTCATGGCTGTAATTAGTGGGGAAGATCCACTTACAGCAGCCACTGGCGCTGCACAAAGCGCCAAAGTAGCGACGACAATAGCAAGTCGTTTCATTAATAGAGAATATTATCTTACTATTACTTATTTAATTAACGTTCTAAATTCAAATATTATACACAATGACGGACTGCCCCTGATTGTGTATTACAATTTCCTGTCGAACCACCATTCGACAACGAATCGATGATTTCTTGTTTCGATTTTGCGCCAGAAGCACGATAGGTTTGCGTCGAATCTTGTGAAACCACTCTCGTTTTCTCGCCAGTTTTTGAGCTACGATATTCGACAACGTGGTCATTCGTGACCGTGGCAGTGGTCTCGATGACATTTGCTTCGTCGCCGTAGTGGTCGTACCACGCATCCGTAACACCGATCTGTTTTGTCATTACCCACTCAGTCGTGGGTTCAGTGTCGCCGATGCGATACTCACTAGAGAGCTTTGAGAGTGACTTTGCAGTGGCTGGATTCGTAGTTGTTTTGTAATGTTGCCATTCGTACTGCGCCGATTGTGAGAGAACGGTACGCTCGGCGATATACGACGTTGTCGTCTCCTGATGTTGCTCTTCGTATCGATACTCGTACTGCGTTTCGTAGTCTGCAGAGTCGATTTTCTCTTTCCGAGTGTCCCCCGTGAAATCGTCTCCCCACGAACGCTTACTTGTCGCCCAGTAGGTTTCTGTTTCTTCGTCGGTGTAGGTGTAGCGCTCGCGGGACGGAAGACAAATCCCATAACCGATACAGCGCGATGTGGTTCGGTACCCGGTGCGTTCAACGGTGTATTCGTGCTCGTACTCTTTGAGGAGTCTGTAGTCTGCGTCGTCCACTTTGACCTGCCGTGTATTACCAGTAAATTCGCCACGGCCGCTTTGACTATCTCGCCACTCCGTTTCAACGGTCGTCCAGCGCTCGATATGGCTCGAAGTTCCTGCAGTACTCCAACTTGGATTTGACCGAAGGAACACGTCTCGGTATCGACGAGTCCCGAACGATTCCGTCTGCGTCGTGTATTGTGCGTCTTGAATTTTCTCCAGATGCTCAATCGTGTACTCGGTTCCCGTGTTCGACTCTCGTGTGACCGTATACCCATCAGCGAGACGGGCATCACGAGAACTTTCTGAGAGTGCCGTCACTTGCCGAATCCGTGGCTTCT encodes:
- a CDS encoding Mrp/NBP35 family ATP-binding protein — encoded protein: MDKADILDLLRRVDDPDLGDDIVSLNLVNEVTIDADDTVHISLALGAPYSPNETEIAARVREILAAEGIEPELTADVDRGITAEESILPNVKNIIAVASGKGGVGKSTVAVNLAAGLSQMGARVGLFDADVYGPNVPRMVGSDERPKATAEEKIVPPEKFGMKLMSMAFLTGQDDPVIWRGPMVHKLLTQLWEDVEWGHLDYMIIDLPPGTGDTQLTLLQTVPVTGAVIVTTPQEVALDDARKALRMFGKHQTPVLGIVENMSSFRCPDCGNDHSIFGEGGGERFAEEVEMPFLGKIPLDPRVRTGGDEGKPVVMDEDSATGDAFREFTENTATNVGVLLRRRMQ